The genomic region CCCCAAATGTATGGGCATTTCTTTCAATCCATGGGATCCAATCCGCTACCGGAGTTTGCCGCGCTGCACTCATACTTATGTAACAAGTAATCTAACCCTTTCTGAAGTAAAGTTAATGCTTGTAAAATTTGTTCAACACAATCAGATAAAATATCACCTGTTTAAGGCATCGTCAAATAGCGCTTACGGACATCTCATGACTCGATGTCTGCTACAATCACTAAACATTTTATCGAAATCCCGCATTGAACAAAGTCTTACTTGTGCTAACTCTTAATCTGAGGTAATGAAGATGAGAATGATGATAAAGGGGATAAAATAAGACAATTACTGTTGTAGTATTTGCAAACATGTGAATAAGGGTTTTCTGCTGCATTTTTATTTCACGACAGAGCTATGACATCCCACCAAAGCAACCATGCAATAAGACAAAACAAACCAACTGGAGCCAGCTGCAGACGCAACTGGAGTTGaaaaatgaatcaccaaactTCAGGGCGGAGCTCGCCCGTTGCTGGGGGCATCCATTTTCCAGAGTTGTAGACACTCTCACCAACTTTCCAATTAGGCACGTCCTTCATGACTTCAGCCTCATAGTCGAGATACTTCTTCCACTCTTTGACATATCTGAAGAAACAGAACAGACAGATAAGCGGATCTGTTTACTTGGAATTCAGGGAGATGAAGATTAAGGGCATGACATGACTGGAAGGGGACAACCAATAATATAATCAGATTACCTTTCATCTTCTTCAGCTTGAAGCACCGGCAGTATTGCTCTGCGAGCAGCATACTTTTCTTCCTTGAGCGCCCTACAGAgtcaaattttaagtttgtaATATACCATATATCAAGGAAATCCTCGACAAGAACAAATAGTTGGCTCTGCTTACCCAAATAATCAATTACTTGTTACTATGACAGGAAAAAAGAGTAGGATAGTGCCCCAACAAAACCAAGCATTCTCCTAAAGgtgtaaaatgaaatttaagCAAATCGATATTTCCATCTTCCACCCTAACCCCATCCCCGACCAAAAATTAAAGTCAAGAGCatgaaatttaagaaaatatgtCCGAATAAAGATAATCAATGCTGTCCAAATAGTCACGAAGATAACCATATTTTAAATTATCTTATGAAAATTCAACATATATGAATCTCCTGGATACCACAAGTCCACGAAATGATTTTAATAGCCAGAAGACTTAGAAACTCATCCAAACATTTTCATCCCAAAGAGCAAAAATCACCGTCTTATGATCATCAAAAATCTAAGAGGGCACATATCCAATGGAAGCGTCCAATTTGACAGacataatttaaattataatagcTATTCACATCTTGTGGAGAAAGCCCCATGCGATGTATTCAAAATAGACACATGACAACTTAGTGGAGTAACCTAGCCAAATGTTTGACTTGAAGAAAACCTTCCAATAAGCAAGGACTATAAACGCTGAGGAAGCTGCAGGGAAAGAAAAGTGGATGGAAGAACTAACCAAGAACACCTGCCAATCGGCTCCAAGGATCAAAACTGACAATACAAATTAAATGGTAACATGTAACAAGTAAGAAACAACATGAAAAGGCACGAGAATTTCCACCTTCTGGATTTGTTAAGGCATCGACCACAAACATCCTTATTTACATATGAAAAAAACATAGACTGAACAGCCTAGTCTATATagcacaaacaaaaaagaaaacttgaaaCTAACCATTCATGGTAGATTTACTTCTTGAGTAACTAAAGAAGTGAAAAGTAGAGGCTTTTAACTGTGCATTGACTTCCTTCTCATTCTTAGCACTAAAAAAGAGGAGTGAAAACCATCATCttccattcttttatttttttggttttatttgaaCGCACAGAAAAACACATACGAAATGAAACTAAGGAGAAACCTCTACTCTGATTCTTCGTCTTAGTTGAACACTTATCCGGCACACAATTTCAACATGCCTCCAAGTTTATTTCTATTCGGGTCTTACGATACACTAGATCAATCGGTATTCTGATTATGCAAGGCTAAGTTAGCACACCCATCAGCACTGCACCAATAAGCGTAGATTGGGGAGAGGATGGTTACTAGAGTTGGGACGGCTGGTTATGGCGCCAATCTGGTGACTGGTGGGTGGAAGGAGATGTGGGAGAAGGAGGGGCATCAAATCACAAACACCTGTGCAAACAAGGCGAGGGAGAGGATTAAGGGGCAGACGGAGTGGGGATGATTATACGGAAATAGGGAGCAAAGGGTCTGAGGATGCCATTACTGATAAGTTATTAACTTAATACTATCCGGCTGTTACTCGCACCCGCACCTCCATTTATTAATACTGTGGATACTATACAGAGTGGCATCCGGATAAAAAAGGCAATGCTAAGTAAAATCATTCCAAATATGGAATTTAAGCTATCCGATACTATTCTTAGTTGTTAACATTGTAATAAAGTCCGCAAAATGAGCCCCTTAGCACATTATGAATGTATTGGTGTCTAATTTCGCTAGTATCAAACGGACTACCCTAGTAGTCGAGCATAGAACCAAAACTCTCGGACCATGTGCTGACCACACGGCTAAACCTGAATTCTTCCCCTTTACCCCTTCATCCAAAATGCTCTTTTTACGTAATTCTCAGATCAACCCAAATTAACCGTAATCTACATACCATCCTGCATATCATCTAACTATTCACATTTCCTCAACAATGAAGAATTTAACAATTTGCATACTATGCGTCCAAAAATTGATAAataggaattaaaaccctacaaATTGTAATCTAAACATCGGATATTACAGTAATttatcaaacaaaaaacaagaatgCTGACacaatttgcaaaaaaaaaaaaaaaaaaaaaaaaaaaatcaatgaaacgaaaaggaaaattaaaaaaattaaaacaaaacccatataatcaaatttaaaaataaatgtgaaaaagataaaaagctCAGACCTGCGGATCTTGTTGCCCTTTCCGACTTGGTACATGCCCCAAGAGAAGGTACCGAAGGCGGCGAGGAATATGGCCACTGAGCTGGGACCCTTGTTGGGGATCCGGCGAGCGTACCGGACCGGAGCGAATCCACCCGGCGGCGGACCGTCCTGCAGAACCGGCATGTCCTTCACGCTCGCCATACCCGGTTTATTTCTTATCACTGCCTCTGTCATTTTCGGAGCTGCTTTTGCGTTTCACTGATTCAGAATCTCAGCCGAGTCTTGTTGGTTGTGCTGTTTGGGGAAGATTGAAGGGGAAACAAAGTGAGGGTAACCTGCGGTGATGGTGGTGCCTTGAATCGATGCAAGGGAAACTTCAATAGCTATGGATTTTCACATTTACCCCTAATCTGAGAAGttttaactgttttttttttttttttttttttttttggtttttgttttttttagtacaGAGGGGTTCAGTTAAGTCACACGATGGACAgtctaatttgatatcgaattcgtcatccacaaaATTCGAACCTAAACCTCTCATTTTCAGGTGAAGAGAAATAGCGTCAGACTATAGTGCTGAGtggcaaattttattttattttattcaaacgATAGGTTTTATTAGATTatgtgttagattagtcaccaaTGAGATTTGAACTCATACCGTCATGTAAGAGCTCAACACATTTCTAATATTGTGTTTTGTATATGTGTGGACATCCATTCGACTAAGGACTAATTTGGTATAGCAGGGTTTTTGTTTAGACCCAATATTAAATCATTGGTTCGGGCAATTGAAGTTCTTAAGTGAGCATGATTCTAGACTAAGAGATGTtatgataattttttaattattgttgaGGGGTAATATTGCGGTTTTAAATCATAATTATTTCTTAATAGTTTATTGAATTATCATGATATTTTCTTATACAAGATAAATGGGATGCAAACTACATCTCGAATTTAGAAGGAAGCAATACACTTCAAATTGATCTGGGATTCTTACAGGCGTTGTGTGCAACGTGTAAGGCAATTGGATGATTAGTAAACTACAAGTAGTAAAATTCGAAGCCTTCGATCTGAAGGACGACAATGATTCGAAGATATCTGATGCAGTGCATGGGGAACAAATATATTTAAGGTTTTAGTGACTTCTCATTTCTTAGAATCTTTGTGACCTTCTCTTTTAATTGAATTGCCTAGTAACTATCTTACTCTTAAATATTTAGTATACCAATGCTTTGTAATTTCCCTATTTAAAGGGCTCCATATGTATCCTTAAAGTAGTGAAATTAGTGAATTAAAGTTAATCTAAGAAGAGAGAGTTTTCTCTCTCTTAAAATCAAGTGTGAGATTTGGTCATGTCGAGTGAATCCACGATTAGTGGCGCAAGTGAATCCATTGCCCCTGGTCGAATGATTCACATGTTCTATCCCTGTAGAGATGTGAGTGATTATGTTGTCTTTGGTTGAGCGAATCCGAGGTTATCTATTCCCCTCTCCTCGATACTCTTGCTTCTGTCCTGcatcaagtggtatcagagtaAGTTCTTCGCTGCGgagttgaaaggaaaaaaaaattcgtgttGTTGATTCTACActtcttcaaatttcaattctctttgtccgAGTCACCCAAAAGGTTACCTATCATTGTAAAGGTCTAGGAGTCCACTTTCCAACATAACAGATAGTGCTACActtcttcaaatttcaattctctttgtccgAGTCACCCAAAAGGTTACCTATCATTGTAAAGGTCTAGGAGTCCACTTTCCAACAGAACAGATAGTGCctcaatcaaattttttttgtagcaAATTGCTAGCAAATAGTGAAAGGTGTACGTTTTGTGCAAAATCTACAAGGCGCGGTTTCTTTTTCAACGAAGAGATATACTAGCATCTTGTTCCAATGAATAATATTCAGGTATATGAAAGCCACTCTAGTATGATATTTATGGAGGAAGATCTGTTTTATTCACAAAGAATTGATTGGAATTTACCCCCACTATATGATGAGTATTCGGAGGATGGTGTTTTGATGATTCCTATCCAAAGAGTTGCTAACGTTGAAGTGAATGTCGAAGAACATGCCTTGATAGATATTTGTAGCTTGGAAAGTTCAGAATATGAAGGATTTGGATTTTTTTCAAGATGAGAAGATTGATATAGTCCAATGTTAAGTTCATCAATAAGCTACATGTATGTAAAATTGTGGTCACGACCAAGTGATGAAGGAGTTGTTCCAATTTGCTTTTTAATTCTCCAGCACATTGTTAAAGATCAAGTTTTGGGGACATTATAACCGATGACATATCATTGGGAAGGTTGAAAACCTAAATTCAAATCAAGATtaaaaaccatacaaacccgAGGACAAGTCTTTTCGAGAAGAGTAGAATGATGCAGTGCATTTATTGACTTCTCATCTCTCAAAACCTTTGTGACTTTCTCTTTTAATTGAATTGCCTAGTAACTATCTTACTCTTAAATATTTAGTATACCAATGCTTTGCAATTTTCCTATTTAAAGGGCTCCTTATGTATCcttaaagtaatgaaattagTGAATTAAAGTTAATCTAAGAAGAAAGTGAGTTTTCTCCTCCTTAAAATCAAGTGTGAGACTTGGTCGTGTCGAGTAAATCCACAATTACCGACATGAGTGAATCCATTGTCCCTTGTCAAGTAATTCCCAGGTTCTATCCTCGTAGAAATATGAGTGATTTCGTTGCCCTTGATTGAGCGAATCTCAGGTTATCTATTCCCCTCTTCTCGATTCCCTTAGTTCTGTCCTGCATCAATATCTTTTGAACTGAAGGACAATAACAATTTGATCGAAAGGATAACAATGATTCGAAGCCTTCGGTACGAAGGAGAGCAACTATTCGAAGCCTTCGATCGGAAGGACGGCAACGATTCGAAGCCTTCAATTGAAAGTCGCCAGGCTTCGATCTAAAGGATGACAACAATTTGAACCCAACGGTCATGAGGGTTAGATGCGACACGAAGAAGAGCGAAGGAGAAAGTTTGGGGAGAAAGAGGACACAAGGTCCTAAGGGTTTGAATTGAAAGCTCGGCCAattgaaggagaaatttttcattcaaaGCTTGGCTAATTGAAGGAGGAATTTTTCATTGAAACGAGAACACAAATAGTACAGCACGTATTTTAATAGAAggagtgagaaattttattttttaatttattaactttttagcacatatatttcactatttgtataatgacacgtgatgtatcatccTATGTACCAgccatactgaaaaatctctccaattgaAGGAAGACAAGGTTGTCGTTGTCCTAGGGGTACCCTGCAGGGGAAAAACAAGAGAataggaaagagagagagtgttaGGAACAAGGATTgtcattttgttaaaatgaCGATGTTGTTACTGGAGTTTGGAAAGTTTCACTAAACCTTCACTATTGCTTcgtatattttgaaaaaaaaaaaaacaaaaaacaaaaaacaaaaagcaaaaaacagTTTTTCAAAACAACATATAGCTACTGTCGACCACCACAAGTTTCATAAGcatctactttttttttaagtttatcaaacaccttTTAACATATCATTCAGTATTACGAtttgatgatatttttcttaatttgaaaatgaaaggtcttaggttcgaatctcgtaaatggtgaattcgatatcaaattagacTGCTCATTATATAACTTAACAAAACTCTCATGatcttaatataaaaatatcgatgtacttaaaaattaaaatttaaaaaatttaaaaaaaaacacctttaacataaaaagttataaaataaacTGCTTTTTTGAAAAGCACAACAGCCCTAAATCAGTACTAAAGTTTGCTGACTCAAATCGCAATGGTcggttttgttgatttttacaaaaacaaaagtaaaaaaatgtttaaaacaaACTAAACTGCAATTAATTAGTATCAATgatggttttgaatttttgtaaagtGACTTAAATCGAAAGGACTAGCCacttcaaattttaatgatttcATTTTCCAAGTATTGTCTTTTGATTGGTTAAGACATTAAATTTGAAGGTTGATAGAAGCTTGAAGAGCTTTGACATGTAACTATCTTGATTAAGTTTTGAAGGTTGATGGTGTGTTGTTTTTTGGATAGTTTGATGCACGAGTGTGTTTTTGTTCACCTCCTAATCCAAGAAAACCGTTACCTCCCCTCCAAAATTGTACCACGTGTCCATTTAACTAACTATGATTAccttataaatttaattatgttATGGATATTCGggattgtgattgtgtaaattctagatagattcgattgctagTTATTCTTTCCATATAACAATGTGTTTACTTGGAGGACAATTTATAATAAAAGCACTGTGTGGGGGAAATAACAACGCACAAGAAATCCCTACAATtctccattctctctctttgGCTGCACCCCTCTATTCCCTTTTAGTTAAATAAGcaacaacacgttatcagcatgctCCTCCACTGCACTAAGGAATCTAATGAGGAATTTTATGCTacaaaccagttcatcaatatcatcacataATCAGTTTTTCCAAAACGACGATCTtaatcttgattattttttcaaCCATGATTGTAGGAACCTTCACCTAATGCATGACCTAACTTTACATTTTACAAagtttagattctacataaattatttttgcattatatccataattgtgCAATTATTGTAAATTGATATTatgaaataattgaaaaaaatttaattagggTTCTTGAAAACCCCATTGCAAGCAGCGGCTTGCAGCCGGGTCGTCGAGTAAGCATAAAACCCCATAACCCAAGCCACGAAGCCAGTAGCTCCAGGCCTGTAAcctaggcct from Pyrus communis chromosome 4, drPyrComm1.1, whole genome shotgun sequence harbors:
- the LOC137731071 gene encoding NADH dehydrogenase [ubiquinone] 1 alpha subcomplex subunit 13-A is translated as MTEAVIRNKPGMASVKDMPVLQDGPPPGGFAPVRYARRIPNKGPSSVAIFLAAFGTFSWGMYQVGKGNKIRRALKEEKYAARRAILPVLQAEEDERYVKEWKKYLDYEAEVMKDVPNWKVGESVYNSGKWMPPATGELRPEVW